The Hypnocyclicus thermotrophus genome includes a window with the following:
- a CDS encoding tRNA 2-thiocytidine biosynthesis TtcA family protein → MVDFTDNKEIKSLEEIEQSIKTTYRKKIWSKFIKAVKEFNLVEDGDKIAIGISGGKDSLLLAKLFQELKKDKSKNFEVKFITMNPGFEAMDLEQLRKNLNYLNIPCEIFEANVWEAAFNKDPDNPCFLCAKMRRGVLYKKVEELGCNKMALGHHFDDVIETTLINMFYAGTVKTMLPKVKSTSDKLTLIRPLFYVKEQDIINYTKFNSINPMSCGCPIEAEKTPSKRKKIKLLLKDLAEKDPDIKQRIFNSTRNINLDYILGYEKKGKKYLNI, encoded by the coding sequence ATTGTAGATTTTACAGACAATAAAGAAATAAAATCTTTAGAAGAAATTGAACAAAGTATAAAGACCACATATCGTAAAAAAATATGGTCAAAATTTATAAAAGCTGTTAAAGAATTTAATTTAGTTGAAGACGGTGATAAAATAGCTATTGGAATTTCTGGTGGTAAAGATAGTCTTTTGTTAGCTAAACTTTTTCAAGAACTAAAAAAAGATAAAAGTAAAAATTTTGAAGTAAAGTTTATAACAATGAATCCTGGGTTTGAAGCTATGGATTTAGAACAACTTAGAAAAAATCTAAACTATTTAAATATTCCTTGCGAGATATTTGAAGCAAATGTATGGGAAGCTGCTTTTAATAAAGATCCTGATAATCCTTGTTTTCTTTGTGCTAAAATGAGACGAGGAGTATTATATAAAAAAGTAGAAGAACTAGGATGTAATAAAATGGCATTAGGACATCATTTTGATGATGTTATAGAAACTACTCTTATAAATATGTTTTATGCTGGTACTGTTAAAACTATGCTTCCAAAAGTAAAATCTACTAGTGATAAACTAACTTTAATAAGACCTTTATTTTATGTAAAAGAGCAAGATATTATAAATTATACAAAATTTAATAGTATAAATCCAATGAGTTGCGGATGTCCTATTGAAGCTGAAAAAACACCTTCTAAAAGAAAAAAAATTAAATTATTACTTAAAGATCTAGCTGAAAAAGATCCAGATATTAAACAAAGAATATTTAATTCCACTAGAAATATTAACCTTGATTATATTCTTGGATATGAAAAAAAAGGTAAAAAATATCTTAACATATAG
- a CDS encoding ATP-binding protein, which translates to MNIIYINDFYELNDKTVNEYNFKIDNNTLIIKNKNLFKLTFDLTKNSRIKILQNIRKTCNINIWFNKLTSREALEYIESNGFNKTLLNMSGKAMHKYNMIEDGDRIAIGVSGGKDSLTLINILYRVKQISNINFDIIPIHIHPNTDTSNTLHIKKYIESLRLKLKIIETDLEKFLFEEGNIKNPCFLCGRIRRGILYTYLKENNINKLALGHHKDDIIETYLMNIFYQGNTHSMRPSYFAKEYEIQVIRPLAFVEESTTIKYSKKINLPILKSSCPYETSDNSRRLKIKNLIKELSIDNPDIRSSILNALKSDKKI; encoded by the coding sequence ATGAATATTATATATATTAATGATTTCTATGAACTAAATGATAAAACAGTTAATGAATATAATTTTAAAATAGATAATAATACGCTTATAATCAAAAATAAAAATTTATTTAAGTTAACATTTGATTTAACAAAAAATTCTAGAATAAAAATATTACAAAATATAAGAAAAACTTGCAATATAAATATTTGGTTTAATAAATTAACTTCACGAGAAGCTTTAGAATACATAGAAAGTAATGGCTTTAATAAAACATTGCTTAATATGTCTGGAAAAGCTATGCATAAATATAATATGATAGAAGATGGTGACAGAATAGCTATTGGAGTATCCGGTGGTAAAGATAGCCTTACATTAATAAATATTTTATATAGAGTAAAACAGATATCTAATATTAATTTTGATATAATCCCTATTCATATTCACCCAAATACTGATACTTCAAATACCCTACATATAAAAAAATATATCGAAAGCTTAAGATTAAAATTAAAAATAATCGAAACTGATTTAGAAAAATTTTTATTTGAAGAGGGTAATATAAAAAATCCTTGCTTTCTATGCGGAAGAATACGAAGAGGTATTCTATATACATACTTAAAAGAAAATAATATAAATAAATTAGCTCTTGGTCATCATAAAGATGATATTATCGAAACATATCTTATGAATATTTTTTATCAAGGAAATACTCATTCTATGAGACCAAGCTATTTTGCAAAAGAATATGAAATTCAAGTAATTAGACCTTTAGCATTTGTAGAAGAATCTACAACTATAAAATATAGTAAAAAAATAAATCTTCCTATATTAAAATCCTCTTGTCCATATGAAACAAGTGATAATTCTAGAAGGCTTAAAATAAAAAATCTAATAAAAGAATTATCAATAGATAATCCGGATATTAGAAGCTCTATATTAAATGCTTTAAAATCTGATAAAAAAATATAA
- the atpC gene encoding ATP synthase F1 subunit epsilon: MATFNFKIITPLKIVLEKEVERVILRTIEGDMGILPNHAPFVAELAIGEMKIKSTSEELKFFVAGGFLEIKDNNVVILADDAMDAKDIDIEQAKKEVEIAKAKLVKLKEDRDIAVTQRALEASLTKVKIAENLK; encoded by the coding sequence ATGGCTACTTTCAATTTTAAAATAATAACACCTTTAAAAATAGTATTAGAAAAAGAAGTAGAAAGAGTTATATTAAGAACAATAGAAGGAGATATGGGGATTTTACCTAATCACGCTCCTTTTGTAGCAGAATTAGCTATTGGAGAGATGAAAATAAAATCTACCAGTGAGGAATTAAAATTTTTTGTTGCGGGTGGATTTTTAGAAATTAAAGATAATAATGTAGTTATATTAGCAGATGATGCTATGGATGCAAAAGATATCGATATTGAACAAGCTAAAAAAGAAGTTGAAATTGCAAAAGCAAAATTAGTTAAACTAAAAGAAGATAGAGATATTGCAGTAACACAAAGAGCACTTGAAGCATCTCTTACAAAAGTAAAAATAGCTGAAAATTTAAAATAA
- the atpD gene encoding F0F1 ATP synthase subunit beta codes for MNKGLVTQIIGPVVDAKFEDKLPEIYNALEIIKEDGTKLVMEVQQHLGNNTVRAVAMDSTDGLQRGIEIIDTGAPITVPVGKAVLGRILNVLGEPVDEAGEVNAEEKASIHRDAPSFEEQGTEIEVFETGIKVIDLLAPYVKGGKIGLFGGAGVGKTVLIMELINNIAKGHGGLSVFSGVGERTREGRDLFDEMTESGVINKTALVYGQMNEPPGARLRVALTGLTVAEHFRDKEGQDVLLFIDNIFRFTQAGSEVSALLGRMPSAVGYQPNLATEMGNLQERITSTKSGSITSVQAVYVPADDLTDPAPATTFSHLDATTVLSRKIASLGIYPAVDPLDSSSRALDADIVGHEHYNVAREVQRVLQRYKELQDIIAILGMDELSDEDKITVNRARKIERFFSQPFSVAEQFTGMQGKYVSIKETIRGFKEILEGKYDDLPEQAFLYVGTIDEAVAKARELMEGAE; via the coding sequence TTGAATAAAGGACTTGTTACTCAGATCATAGGTCCTGTGGTTGATGCTAAGTTTGAAGATAAATTACCTGAAATATATAACGCACTAGAAATCATAAAAGAAGATGGTACAAAGCTAGTGATGGAAGTGCAACAACATTTAGGTAATAATACTGTAAGAGCTGTAGCAATGGATTCAACTGACGGACTTCAAAGAGGAATAGAAATTATAGATACAGGTGCACCGATAACAGTGCCTGTTGGAAAAGCTGTACTTGGAAGAATATTAAATGTATTAGGTGAGCCAGTAGATGAGGCTGGAGAAGTAAATGCAGAAGAAAAAGCATCTATTCATAGAGATGCACCTAGTTTTGAAGAACAAGGAACAGAAATAGAAGTATTTGAAACAGGAATAAAAGTAATAGACTTATTAGCTCCATATGTAAAAGGTGGAAAAATTGGACTATTTGGAGGAGCTGGAGTTGGTAAAACAGTTCTTATAATGGAGCTTATTAATAATATAGCAAAAGGACATGGAGGACTTTCTGTATTCTCAGGTGTTGGAGAAAGAACAAGAGAAGGAAGAGATCTTTTTGATGAAATGACTGAATCAGGAGTTATAAACAAAACTGCACTTGTTTATGGACAAATGAATGAGCCACCTGGAGCAAGATTAAGAGTTGCTCTTACTGGACTTACAGTTGCTGAGCATTTTAGAGATAAAGAAGGACAAGATGTACTTCTATTTATAGATAATATATTTAGATTTACTCAAGCAGGATCGGAAGTTTCGGCTCTTCTTGGAAGAATGCCATCTGCTGTTGGATATCAACCAAACTTAGCGACAGAAATGGGTAATTTACAAGAAAGAATCACTTCTACAAAATCAGGTTCAATAACATCAGTACAAGCTGTATATGTACCAGCAGATGATCTTACTGATCCAGCACCAGCTACTACATTTTCGCATTTAGATGCAACAACAGTTTTATCAAGAAAAATTGCTTCATTAGGAATTTATCCAGCTGTTGATCCGTTAGATTCATCATCTAGAGCATTGGATGCTGATATAGTTGGTCATGAGCATTATAATGTAGCTAGAGAAGTACAAAGAGTACTTCAAAGATATAAAGAACTTCAAGATATTATAGCTATCTTAGGTATGGATGAACTATCAGATGAAGATAAAATTACTGTAAATAGAGCAAGAAAAATAGAAAGATTTTTCTCACAACCATTTTCAGTTGCAGAACAATTTACAGGAATGCAAGGTAAATATGTTTCTATAAAAGAAACTATTAGAGGGTTTAAAGAAATATTAGAAGGTAAATATGATGATTTACCTGAACAAGCTTTTCTATATGTAGGAACTATAGATGAAGCTGTTGCAAAAGCGAGGGAATTGATGGAAGGAGCTGAATAA